A stretch of the Denticeps clupeoides chromosome 6, fDenClu1.1, whole genome shotgun sequence genome encodes the following:
- the LOC114792305 gene encoding LOW QUALITY PROTEIN: radial spoke head protein 6 homolog A (The sequence of the model RefSeq protein was modified relative to this genomic sequence to represent the inferred CDS: inserted 1 base in 1 codon), protein MSEPREQRAARFKAALMKSGARSDTSLYEHLVRLLSRVREEQPQDPVDMLEEMSRELKRGALQQDRGALRDVPATTPGQWLAEQQRALFSRARDEDEDDLVETPLPNLAEVAFFFQQAGVGLGGEEMQKVSLALRQLSDARPLRSCRFWGKVLGTEANYLVAECREAEPPGGAGGEGPGEGGDEDAAKMIVPPSTYKAPPVVPAEERGTGTNSSAYFVCREPGLPWTRLPDVVPAHITAARRIRKLFTGRLDAPVTSYPPFPGAEAEYLGFYXTPLGFYHLQEEDEEEDEDEEQGTTRGRVEENPDFEPLPVTAMSKSLSAWVHHVPHILTQGRCVWVKPAEKPAAEPDEDEEEEEEEPDEPEREEGPALFTPLSEDAEIDRLPPWSSRLSSALVPRFGVAYIRSNLWPGAHAYARGRKFQNVYIGWGVKSDAAFSPALPPDPQREFPGGPEVTEEADPTPQEERALRAAAEDKDETEEDETEEDEDTE, encoded by the exons ATGTCCGAACCCCGGGAGCAGCGGGCCGCCCGCTTCAAGGCGGCTCTGATGAAGAGCGGCGCCAGGAGCGACACCAGCCT CTACGAGCACCTGGTCCGCCTCCTGTCCCGCGTGAGGGAGGAGCAGCCCCAGGATCCTGTGGACATGCTGGAGGAGATGAGCAGGGAGCTGAAGCGCGGCGCCCTGCAGCAGGACCGCGGCGCCCTGCGGGACGTCCCGGCCACCACGCCCGGACAGTGGCTGGCCGAGCAGCAGCGGGCGCTCTTCTCCCGCGCCAgagacgaggacgaggacgatcTG GTGGAGACGCCGCTGCCCAACCTGGCGGAGGTGGCCTTCTTCTTCCAGCAGGCTGGCGTGGGGCTGGGCGGGGAGGAGATGCAGAAGGTCTCCCTGGCGCTGCGGCAGCTGAGCGACGCCCGGCCCCTGCGGAGCTGCCGCTTCTGGGGCAAAGTCCTCGGCACGGAGGCCAACTACCTGGTCGCCGAGTGCCGGGAGGCGGAGCCGCCGGGTGGGGCAGGCGGAGAAGGTCCCGGAGAGGGCGGCGACGAAGACGCGGCCAAAATG ATCGTCCCGCCCTCCACCTACAAAGCGCCCCCGGTGGTGCCGGCGGAGGAGCGCGGCACGGGGACCAACAGCTCTGCGTACTTCGTGTGCCGCGAACCGGGCCTTCCGTGGACCCGCCTGCCTGACGTGGTTCCGGCGCACATCACGGCGGCGCGGCGGATCCGCAAGTTGTTCACGGGCCGCCTGGACGCCCCGGTGACCTCCTACCCGCCGTTTCCCGGCGCCGAGGCCGAGTACCTGGGGTTCT CAACCCCGCTGGGGTTCTAccacctgcaggaggaggacgaggaggaggacgaggacgaggagcaGGGGACAACTCGGGGCCGCGTGGAGGAGAACCCCGACTTCGAGCCGCTCCCCGTCACCGCGATGAGCAAGTCGCTGTCCGCCTGGGTGCACCACGTCCCGCACATCCTGACTCAG GGCCGCTGCGTGTGGGTGAAGCCGGCGGAGAAACCGGCGGCGGaacctgatgaagatgaagaggaggaggaggaggagccggacGAGCCGGAACGGGAGGAAGGACCCGCCCTCTTCACCCCGCTGTCTGAAGACGCAG AAATCGACCGGCTGCCACCGTGGAGCTCCCGGCTGTCCTCCGCCCTCGTCCCCCGCTTCGGCGTGGCCTACATCCGCTCCAACCTGTGGCCGGGAGCCCACGCCTACGCCCGCGGGAG GAAGTTCCAGAACGTTTACATCGGCTGGGGCGTGAAGAGCGACGCGGCCTTCTCACCGGCGCTGCCCCCCGACCCCCAGCGCGAGTTCCCCGGCGGGCCGGAGGTGACCGAGGAGGCGGACCCCACGCCGCAGGAGGAGCGGGCGCTGAGGGCCGCGGCGGAGGACAAGGACGAGACGGAGGAGGACGAGACGGAGGAGGACGAAGACACAGAGTGA